One segment of Marvinbryantia formatexigens DSM 14469 DNA contains the following:
- a CDS encoding N-acetylmannosamine-6-phosphate 2-epimerase: MKKEELFERIKGKVIVSCQAVPGEPLYVEEKSIMYLMARAAKQAGTPAIRTSSIRDVVAIKEETGLPVIGLVKIKYDGFESYITPTMKEVDDLVAAGSDVIALDCTDQKRGDGKSISEFITEVRTKYPEAVLMADISTYEEGIRAWKLGMDIVGTTMSGYTSYSPKLDGPDFELVKKLSSELDIPVIGEGRVHSPEQAVQMLDAGAFAVVVGGAITRPLEIAQRFIKAVEAR; this comes from the coding sequence GTGAAAAAAGAAGAACTTTTTGAAAGAATAAAAGGGAAGGTTATCGTATCCTGCCAGGCGGTGCCGGGCGAGCCGCTGTACGTGGAGGAGAAATCCATCATGTATCTGATGGCAAGAGCGGCAAAGCAGGCGGGCACGCCGGCGATCCGCACCAGCAGTATCCGCGATGTGGTTGCGATTAAGGAGGAGACCGGACTGCCGGTGATCGGACTGGTCAAGATAAAATACGACGGCTTTGAGAGCTACATCACGCCGACCATGAAGGAAGTGGACGACCTGGTGGCAGCGGGCTCCGACGTTATTGCGCTGGACTGCACCGACCAGAAGCGCGGGGACGGAAAGTCCATCAGCGAGTTTATCACAGAGGTGCGCACGAAATATCCGGAAGCGGTTCTGATGGCGGATATTTCTACATATGAAGAAGGAATCCGCGCGTGGAAGCTGGGGATGGACATTGTCGGCACTACCATGAGCGGCTACACCAGCTATTCCCCGAAGCTTGACGGTCCGGATTTTGAGCTGGTGAAAAAGCTTTCGTCAGAGCTGGATATCCCGGTTATCGGCGAGGGCAGAGTGCATTCGCCGGAGCAGGCGGTGCAGATGCTGGATGCCGGAGCGTTCGCTGTGGTGGTCGGCGGAGCGATTACCAGACCGCTTGAGATCGCGCAGCGTTTTATCAAAGCGGTGGAGGCAAGATAG
- a CDS encoding ROK family protein encodes MKICVLDIGGTAIKAGICENGALSDLREFATEAKLGGMHVAERAQEIIESYRREHEFSRIGISTAGQVDPVQGSIIWANENIPGYTGMRLKDRMEEAFGIPVDVENDVNAAALGEAVFGAGKGLRDFVCLTYGTGVGGALFLDGKLYGGSSYSAGEFGAVVTHPEKRDLRQGFFSGCYEKYASATALVERAGALDASLTDGRAIFARKEEPAVAEVIDAWIEEIVYGLITIIHMLNPAGVILGGGVMEQPCVPEKIRERLYENIMPSFRGVQIKKAELGNRAGLLGASVLHEKR; translated from the coding sequence ATGAAAATCTGTGTACTGGACATTGGCGGAACGGCAATCAAAGCCGGCATCTGCGAGAATGGAGCTTTAAGTGATCTCCGGGAATTTGCCACAGAGGCAAAGCTTGGAGGAATGCACGTTGCAGAGCGCGCACAGGAAATTATTGAAAGCTACCGGCGGGAGCACGAGTTTTCCAGAATCGGCATCAGCACGGCGGGACAGGTGGACCCGGTGCAGGGAAGCATTATCTGGGCGAACGAAAATATTCCCGGCTACACCGGAATGCGTCTGAAGGACAGGATGGAGGAAGCGTTTGGGATACCGGTCGACGTGGAGAATGATGTAAACGCGGCGGCACTCGGAGAGGCGGTGTTCGGCGCAGGAAAAGGGCTGCGGGACTTTGTCTGCCTCACCTACGGGACGGGCGTCGGCGGCGCGCTGTTTCTTGACGGAAAGCTCTACGGCGGCAGCAGTTATTCCGCGGGCGAATTCGGGGCGGTGGTCACACACCCGGAAAAGCGCGACCTCAGACAGGGCTTTTTCAGCGGCTGCTATGAGAAATACGCTTCCGCGACGGCGCTCGTAGAGCGCGCAGGGGCGCTGGATGCTTCCCTTACGGACGGGCGCGCCATCTTTGCCAGAAAAGAGGAGCCGGCGGTGGCGGAGGTGATTGACGCGTGGATAGAAGAAATCGTGTACGGTCTGATTACCATCATCCATATGCTGAATCCCGCCGGGGTGATTCTGGGCGGCGGCGTGATGGAGCAGCCCTGTGTTCCGGAAAAAATCAGGGAAAGGCTGTACGAAAATATCATGCCAAGCTTTCGCGGCGTGCAGATAAAAAAAGCGGAGCTGGGAAACCGCGCGGGGCTGCTTGGCGCATCGGTGCTGCATGAGAAGAGATAG
- a CDS encoding ABC transporter substrate-binding protein, with amino-acid sequence MKFRRILALALVGTMALSATAFAEGETTEITMWTYPVGDWGNAEVMDGLIAQFNEAHPEISVKVEYLDYTNGDDQVNTAIEGGQAPDIVFEGPERLVANWGAKGLMVDLADLWTDEAKEAIYDSVEAACQSNDGVFYEYPLCMTAHTMAINRDVFEAADALQYLDEETRTWTTEGFINAVKAVYESGQDPVGAVYCSGQGGDQGTRALVNNLYGGTFTNEDHTAYTLDSEENIKALQLLVDTDGINFDASIAGGDEIQLFCNGTLAMAFCWNVAQEKNNAEIIDFDVLPMAFPSESGEPQLCGGIWGFGIFDNGDEAKIAAAKTFIDFMANDESIAADSVKASTYWPVKDLGNIYEGDELMTEYATFIPYMGDYYQVVGGWAEARTAWWNMLQQIGTGADVATAVADFQTTANAAAGQ; translated from the coding sequence ATGAAATTCCGTAGAATCTTAGCACTTGCACTTGTTGGAACGATGGCATTATCTGCAACTGCATTTGCTGAAGGAGAAACAACAGAGATTACAATGTGGACTTATCCGGTTGGAGACTGGGGCAATGCGGAAGTTATGGATGGTCTGATTGCACAGTTCAATGAGGCACACCCGGAAATCAGCGTGAAGGTAGAATATCTGGACTACACGAACGGTGATGACCAGGTAAATACCGCAATCGAAGGCGGACAGGCGCCGGATATCGTTTTTGAGGGACCGGAGCGTCTGGTAGCAAACTGGGGCGCAAAGGGGCTGATGGTAGACCTTGCGGATCTCTGGACGGACGAAGCAAAAGAAGCGATCTACGATTCCGTAGAGGCGGCATGCCAGAGCAACGACGGCGTATTCTATGAGTACCCGCTCTGCATGACAGCACATACAATGGCGATTAACAGAGACGTTTTTGAGGCGGCGGATGCTCTTCAGTATCTGGATGAAGAGACACGCACCTGGACGACAGAAGGCTTTATCAATGCGGTAAAAGCGGTTTATGAGAGCGGACAGGACCCGGTTGGCGCAGTATACTGCAGCGGACAGGGCGGAGACCAGGGTACACGTGCACTGGTAAACAACCTGTACGGCGGCACCTTCACAAATGAAGACCACACCGCTTACACACTCGACAGCGAAGAGAATATCAAAGCGCTCCAGCTTCTGGTAGATACAGACGGCATCAACTTCGACGCATCCATCGCAGGCGGCGACGAAATCCAGCTTTTCTGCAACGGCACGCTGGCAATGGCATTCTGCTGGAACGTTGCACAGGAAAAGAACAACGCGGAAATCATTGATTTCGACGTACTGCCGATGGCATTCCCGTCTGAGAGCGGCGAACCGCAGCTTTGCGGCGGTATCTGGGGCTTCGGTATCTTCGACAACGGCGACGAGGCGAAGATTGCAGCGGCTAAGACCTTCATCGACTTCATGGCAAACGACGAATCCATCGCGGCAGACAGCGTAAAGGCTTCCACATACTGGCCGGTTAAGGATCTTGGAAACATTTACGAAGGCGATGAGCTGATGACAGAATATGCAACCTTTATCCCGTACATGGGCGACTACTACCAGGTAGTTGGCGGATGGGCAGAGGCCCGCACCGCATGGTGGAACATGCTGCAGCAGATCGGTACCGGCGCAGACGTTGCTACCGCAGTTGCAGACTTCCAGACAACAGCAAACGCAGCGGCGGGACAGTAA
- a CDS encoding dihydrodipicolinate synthase family protein translates to MSNVEKYQGIIPAFYACYDENGEVDGARVEALTRHLVKKGVKGVYVGGSSGECIYQTVADRKLTLEHVMKAAEGKLTVIAHVACNNTAESQELARHAQSLGVDAIAAIPPIYFHLPEHAIAQYWNDISAAAPDTDFVIYNIPQLAGVALTMPLFREMRKNPRVVAVKNSSMPTQDIQMFKMEGGEGFVVFNGPDEQLVSGLAIGADGGIGGTYAVMPELYLKIKELVDAGNIKEAQNVQNAADAIIYEMCACHGNLYAVMKQIMKIREGLDLGGVRKPLPSLIAEDMPRVEKCAKMIDEAIGRFC, encoded by the coding sequence ATGAGTAATGTGGAGAAGTACCAGGGCATCATTCCGGCATTTTATGCGTGCTATGATGAGAACGGGGAGGTAGACGGAGCACGGGTGGAAGCGCTGACACGTCACCTGGTGAAAAAAGGTGTGAAGGGCGTTTATGTGGGCGGCTCTTCGGGCGAATGTATTTACCAGACGGTTGCGGACAGAAAGCTGACGCTGGAGCATGTAATGAAAGCGGCGGAGGGAAAGCTGACCGTTATAGCGCATGTTGCCTGCAATAATACTGCTGAGAGCCAGGAGCTGGCGCGTCACGCGCAGAGCCTCGGAGTGGATGCGATCGCGGCGATTCCGCCGATTTATTTCCATCTGCCGGAGCACGCCATCGCGCAGTACTGGAATGATATTTCCGCAGCGGCACCGGATACAGATTTCGTGATTTACAATATCCCGCAGCTTGCGGGCGTTGCGCTGACGATGCCTCTTTTCCGGGAAATGAGAAAAAATCCGCGGGTGGTTGCCGTAAAGAACAGTTCCATGCCGACGCAGGATATCCAGATGTTTAAGATGGAAGGCGGCGAGGGCTTTGTTGTATTTAACGGTCCAGACGAACAGCTTGTTTCCGGTCTTGCCATCGGGGCGGACGGCGGAATCGGCGGTACCTACGCGGTGATGCCGGAGCTGTATCTGAAGATTAAAGAGCTTGTGGATGCCGGAAACATCAAAGAAGCGCAGAACGTACAGAATGCGGCGGATGCGATTATTTATGAGATGTGCGCATGCCACGGTAATCTGTACGCTGTGATGAAGCAGATTATGAAAATACGCGAGGGGTTGGACCTTGGCGGCGTGAGAAAGCCGCTTCCGTCCCTGATTGCGGAGGATATGCCGCGCGTAGAGAAATGCGCAAAAATGATTGACGAGGCAATCGGCAGATTTTGCTGA
- a CDS encoding MurR/RpiR family transcriptional regulator: protein MSANILDLITEQYPTLTRSGKKLADYIFANTTETQYLSISALAENSGVSEATITRFCRKLGLSGYNDFKLAIAKSDHVTDMGEPSGSPSTITSQDSLPDIFQKLLSANILSLTETFDLLDEKEISRAVDLLYGAHHVYCLGNGSSSVMAMEAWARFSTASTRFIHIADSHMQMLSIALATPQDVILFFSYSGATRDMEDIMNIAHKRKIPVILVTHFPKSQAAAFADVTLLCGYNESPLQSGSIAARMGQMLIIDCLFHGFCLKSPGYYAAAKATAAEAIAKKLL, encoded by the coding sequence ATGTCTGCTAATATACTGGATCTGATTACCGAGCAGTACCCCACCCTTACCCGTTCCGGCAAAAAGCTTGCCGATTACATTTTTGCCAACACAACGGAAACACAGTATCTTTCGATTTCTGCCCTTGCAGAGAACAGCGGCGTTTCTGAAGCCACCATCACGCGCTTCTGCCGCAAGCTCGGTCTGTCCGGCTACAACGATTTCAAACTTGCCATTGCAAAATCTGACCATGTGACAGATATGGGGGAACCGTCCGGTTCGCCCTCCACCATCACCTCCCAGGACAGTCTGCCGGATATTTTCCAGAAGCTGCTGTCCGCAAATATTCTGTCTCTCACGGAAACCTTTGATTTGCTGGACGAGAAAGAAATTTCCCGCGCAGTCGATCTGCTCTACGGCGCGCATCACGTTTACTGCCTCGGCAACGGAAGCAGCTCTGTGATGGCGATGGAGGCGTGGGCGCGGTTCAGCACTGCTTCCACACGCTTTATCCACATTGCAGATTCCCATATGCAGATGCTGTCCATCGCACTCGCCACTCCGCAGGATGTTATCCTGTTTTTCTCCTACTCCGGCGCCACCCGCGACATGGAGGACATTATGAACATCGCACACAAGCGGAAAATCCCCGTGATTCTTGTCACGCATTTTCCAAAATCGCAGGCGGCCGCCTTTGCGGATGTAACCCTTCTGTGCGGCTACAACGAAAGCCCCCTGCAATCCGGCTCCATTGCCGCAAGAATGGGGCAGATGCTCATTATCGACTGCCTTTTCCACGGCTTCTGTCTGAAAAGCCCCGGCTATTACGCCGCCGCAAAGGCAACCGCCGCGGAAGCGATTGCAAAAAAACTTCTTTAA
- a CDS encoding SGNH/GDSL hydrolase family protein, whose protein sequence is MKHIVCFGDSNTHGYRAEDNGRFDETQRWTQLLQKKLGGDYLVIEEGLSGRTTCFSDPIHEGLNGLDYIYPCLMSHEPVDLLIIMLGTNDTKERFGSSAACIALGLKRLIAKAIATTDCWRGGKPEILVVTPQNIGREYADTEVALTMGRGCAEKSEGLAAQYQQIAELMGCHYLDANQVISVGPNQIDYMHLTEEGHRQLAQALAEKISTIL, encoded by the coding sequence ATGAAACATATTGTTTGCTTTGGTGATTCCAATACGCATGGCTATCGTGCGGAGGATAACGGCAGATTTGACGAAACACAGAGGTGGACGCAGCTTCTGCAGAAAAAGCTGGGCGGGGATTACCTCGTGATCGAGGAGGGCCTAAGCGGCCGCACGACCTGCTTTTCGGACCCCATCCATGAGGGACTGAATGGGCTGGATTATATCTATCCCTGTCTGATGAGCCATGAGCCGGTGGATCTGCTAATTATCATGCTGGGAACGAATGACACCAAGGAGCGCTTCGGTTCCTCGGCGGCATGTATCGCGCTCGGACTGAAGCGCCTGATCGCGAAAGCGATCGCCACGACGGACTGCTGGCGCGGCGGAAAGCCGGAAATCCTGGTGGTGACGCCGCAGAATATCGGCAGGGAATACGCGGATACAGAGGTGGCGCTGACGATGGGCAGAGGCTGCGCGGAAAAATCAGAGGGGCTCGCCGCGCAGTATCAGCAGATCGCAGAGCTGATGGGCTGTCATTATCTGGATGCAAACCAGGTGATTTCCGTGGGACCGAACCAGATAGATTATATGCATCTGACGGAAGAGGGACACAGACAGCTTGCACAGGCGCTGGCGGAGAAAATCTCCACGATTTTGTAA
- a CDS encoding carbohydrate ABC transporter permease gives MRKEKMYIKKAKTPKDRVLRILLYLSVIVLVLVVLYPYFVMFTTALKSRAEIYSMQGTLLPIEWQWENFVEIWSIAPLARYFVNSIVISAGATAIAIICGIPAAYALSRMKFKGKKFFLGLVIVSQMFAPVVLLVGIYKVMSVLHMTDSLLGLIFINAAFNQAFAIWLLRGTFMSISAEMEQAATIDGCNQVQAMTRVLLPVAAPGIVTALIFVFINAWNEYTVALTLISSDLLKPLTVGITVFNGYNMIEWQYLFASSLFATIPVVILFICIEKHLVGGLTSGGVKG, from the coding sequence ATGCGTAAAGAAAAAATGTACATAAAAAAAGCGAAAACTCCAAAAGACAGGGTGCTGCGCATACTGCTTTACCTTTCCGTAATCGTTCTGGTACTGGTGGTACTGTATCCATATTTTGTGATGTTTACCACGGCGCTGAAATCCCGTGCGGAAATTTATTCCATGCAGGGCACGCTGCTTCCGATTGAGTGGCAGTGGGAGAATTTTGTGGAAATCTGGAGCATTGCTCCGCTGGCTCGCTACTTTGTAAACTCCATTGTGATATCTGCAGGAGCGACGGCGATTGCGATTATCTGTGGGATTCCGGCAGCGTATGCGCTTTCGCGCATGAAGTTTAAAGGAAAGAAATTTTTCCTCGGACTGGTAATCGTTTCCCAGATGTTTGCACCGGTCGTGCTGCTGGTTGGTATTTATAAGGTCATGAGCGTGCTTCATATGACGGACAGTCTGCTGGGGCTGATTTTTATCAACGCCGCGTTTAACCAGGCGTTTGCCATCTGGCTTCTGCGGGGCACCTTCATGTCTATTTCCGCGGAAATGGAGCAGGCGGCGACGATTGACGGCTGCAACCAGGTGCAGGCGATGACGCGCGTGCTGCTTCCGGTAGCGGCTCCCGGCATCGTGACGGCTCTTATTTTTGTATTTATCAATGCATGGAATGAGTACACGGTTGCGCTGACGCTGATTTCCAGCGACCTCTTAAAGCCGCTGACGGTCGGCATTACCGTATTTAACGGCTATAATATGATTGAGTGGCAGTATCTGTTTGCGTCGTCTCTCTTTGCCACCATACCGGTTGTCATTCTCTTTATCTGTATTGAGAAGCATCTGGTAGGCGGTCTCACAAGCGGCGGTGTGAAAGGATAG
- a CDS encoding methylenetetrahydrofolate reductase, whose amino-acid sequence MKITELFERGEFVVSAEVGPPKGFHIENILEEAKTYLSGITAVNVTDNQSSVMRLGSLAVCKALKDEGLNPIFQLTCRDRNRIALQSDLLSAAMFGIDNVLCLTGDHTKMGDHPQAKPVFDLDSVSLLHTVTKLESGEDLGGNPLIGEPPKFAKGAVVSPCSDSVDAQLAKMERKVAAGADYFQTQAVFEPEKFIKFMEKAKQFGKPVQVGIIIPKSAGMAKFMNNNVAGVHVPDEMIEELKADKEKTKAGITGVEIAARIIKECKPYCQGVHIMALGWESKVPALLEQAGL is encoded by the coding sequence ATGAAAATTACGGAATTATTTGAACGTGGTGAATTTGTAGTTTCTGCGGAAGTAGGACCGCCAAAAGGATTTCATATTGAAAATATTCTGGAAGAGGCGAAGACATATCTGAGCGGCATTACGGCTGTCAATGTGACGGATAACCAGTCCTCCGTTATGCGTCTTGGTTCCCTGGCGGTATGTAAGGCGCTGAAGGATGAGGGGCTGAATCCGATCTTCCAGCTCACCTGCCGTGACAGAAACCGTATTGCACTGCAGTCTGACCTTCTCAGCGCAGCGATGTTCGGCATTGATAATGTGCTCTGTCTGACCGGCGACCATACAAAGATGGGCGACCATCCGCAGGCAAAACCGGTATTTGACCTGGATTCTGTCTCCCTTCTTCATACTGTGACGAAGCTGGAATCCGGCGAGGACCTTGGCGGAAATCCGCTGATTGGCGAGCCGCCGAAGTTTGCAAAGGGCGCAGTTGTTTCTCCGTGCAGCGATTCTGTGGACGCACAGCTTGCAAAGATGGAGCGCAAGGTGGCAGCAGGCGCAGACTACTTCCAGACACAGGCAGTATTCGAGCCGGAGAAGTTCATCAAATTCATGGAGAAGGCAAAACAGTTCGGCAAACCGGTGCAGGTGGGTATCATTATCCCGAAATCCGCCGGAATGGCGAAGTTCATGAACAACAATGTTGCCGGTGTCCATGTTCCGGATGAGATGATTGAGGAGCTGAAGGCGGACAAGGAAAAGACAAAGGCGGGCATCACCGGTGTGGAGATTGCCGCACGCATTATCAAAGAATGTAAGCCGTACTGCCAGGGCGTACATATCATGGCGCTTGGCTGGGAGTCCAAGGTACCGGCGCTTCTTGAGCAGGCAGGACTTTAA
- a CDS encoding carbohydrate ABC transporter permease: protein MKKRKILKTAGPYLWLLPSILLMTVFILFPIFEVFRTSLSEVSKAGIIKGFAGLDNFKKVVTGSTFGLVLKNTLIWTVVVVGLSTVIGFALALVLNNEFHGRKIARAIVVFPWATSLIIQAGVWKFIINGDYGTLNTLFMKLGLISSNVNWTPTPGAYFAWECWVGIFVTVPFVTFCVLSGLQSIDASYYESATVDGAGFWQKLFGITLPLVQSSLTVSTVLNIIYVFNSFPIIWTITKGDPANRTDTLVTYLYKQAFYKGRTGEAAAISVIGFLILCVCASVYMILSLRKEEQDA from the coding sequence ATGAAAAAAAGAAAGATATTAAAAACGGCGGGACCGTATCTCTGGCTCCTTCCCAGTATTTTGTTAATGACAGTTTTTATTCTGTTCCCGATTTTTGAGGTATTCCGCACATCCTTGAGTGAAGTGAGCAAAGCCGGTATCATCAAGGGCTTTGCAGGACTTGACAACTTTAAAAAAGTGGTCACAGGTTCTACCTTCGGGCTGGTGCTGAAGAACACATTAATCTGGACAGTCGTGGTGGTAGGGCTGTCTACGGTCATTGGTTTTGCGCTGGCGCTGGTGTTGAACAATGAATTCCACGGCAGAAAGATTGCCCGCGCGATTGTGGTTTTTCCGTGGGCGACATCGCTGATTATCCAGGCGGGCGTCTGGAAATTTATTATCAACGGGGATTATGGTACTTTAAATACCCTGTTTATGAAGCTGGGGCTTATCAGCAGCAATGTAAACTGGACGCCGACGCCGGGCGCGTATTTCGCCTGGGAGTGCTGGGTTGGCATTTTCGTAACGGTACCGTTTGTTACCTTCTGTGTGCTTTCGGGTCTGCAGAGCATCGACGCGTCCTATTATGAATCGGCAACGGTGGACGGCGCCGGCTTCTGGCAGAAGCTTTTCGGCATCACGCTTCCGCTGGTGCAGTCCTCCCTCACAGTCAGCACGGTGCTGAATATTATTTACGTGTTTAATTCCTTCCCGATTATCTGGACGATTACCAAGGGAGACCCGGCGAACCGTACCGACACCCTTGTTACCTATTTGTATAAACAGGCGTTTTATAAAGGAAGAACCGGCGAAGCAGCGGCTATTTCTGTAATCGGATTTCTGATTCTCTGCGTCTGCGCTTCCGTTTACATGATTCTGTCTCTGAGAAAGGAGGAGCAGGATGCGTAA
- a CDS encoding ABC transporter substrate-binding protein, with protein MNKKFLAMAAVASVVAAVPAVCSAEDVEISVIAAEYGQNTAEWWANFVEEFNNDNAGIKLTVEVVSWNDIYTVVNTRIQGNNAPDILNIDVFADYQADGLLLPAQDYVSEETYAKMYPSFLEQSVVDDVVWAIPDLASARAMYYNADILEAAGVEVPTTWDELTKACEAIKAYDDSIYPWGIDMTTDEGQAAFAYYTWNNGGGFVDENGDWALNSDANVEAIEYAIGLVNAGYTNTDPANNTRYDLQDMFGAGQIAMVIAPNSLPTYIADGGHEVNYGVASIPTNTGESVSAGVMDRFMCFDNGYSEEELAAITTFFDYFYDDDRYSDWVLMEGFLPATIAGGEAVAAADESMAAWVDIVGSSKFYPTAKTEWADVKQGVIDVEQRALLGEDVRTLLDELQADIAG; from the coding sequence ATGAACAAAAAATTTTTGGCAATGGCGGCAGTTGCATCCGTAGTGGCGGCTGTTCCGGCGGTCTGCTCGGCAGAGGACGTGGAAATCAGTGTGATAGCGGCAGAGTACGGTCAGAACACAGCAGAGTGGTGGGCGAACTTTGTAGAAGAATTTAACAATGACAACGCGGGCATCAAGCTTACCGTGGAAGTGGTTTCCTGGAACGATATTTATACCGTGGTAAATACCCGCATCCAGGGCAATAATGCACCGGATATTCTGAACATCGACGTATTTGCGGATTACCAGGCGGACGGTCTGCTTCTTCCGGCGCAGGATTATGTATCTGAAGAGACGTATGCAAAGATGTATCCGTCCTTCCTTGAGCAGTCGGTAGTGGACGATGTGGTGTGGGCAATCCCTGACCTCGCTTCTGCGCGTGCAATGTATTACAATGCAGATATTCTGGAAGCGGCGGGCGTAGAGGTTCCGACCACCTGGGATGAGCTGACGAAAGCCTGCGAGGCAATCAAGGCATACGACGACAGCATTTATCCGTGGGGCATTGATATGACAACGGACGAAGGACAGGCGGCATTTGCATATTACACCTGGAACAATGGCGGCGGCTTCGTTGACGAGAACGGCGACTGGGCGCTGAACAGCGATGCGAACGTAGAGGCGATTGAATATGCAATCGGTCTTGTGAACGCAGGCTACACCAATACAGACCCGGCGAACAATACCCGTTATGATCTGCAGGATATGTTCGGAGCAGGTCAGATTGCAATGGTTATCGCACCGAACAGCCTTCCGACCTACATCGCAGACGGCGGACATGAAGTAAACTATGGCGTTGCTTCTATCCCGACCAACACCGGTGAATCCGTATCCGCAGGCGTTATGGACCGCTTTATGTGCTTCGACAACGGATATTCCGAGGAAGAGCTTGCAGCAATCACCACATTCTTCGATTATTTCTATGATGATGACCGTTATTCAGACTGGGTTCTGATGGAAGGCTTCCTTCCGGCAACGATTGCAGGCGGCGAGGCAGTTGCAGCTGCTGACGAGAGCATGGCGGCATGGGTTGATATCGTAGGTTCCAGCAAATTCTATCCGACAGCAAAGACGGAATGGGCGGATGTGAAACAGGGCGTTATCGATGTTGAGCAGAGAGCGCTCCTTGGCGAGGATGTAAGAACGCTGCTTGATGAACTGCAGGCAGATATTGCAGGTTAA
- a CDS encoding phosphotransferase enzyme family protein, with product MNQKTVPQEVLNTFFPGTSLADVRSYGDGHINDTFLVEASGSSGSGKFILQRINSEIFQHPEELMENIQGVTGWLRKKITEEGGDPARETLNLRLTADGKPIFKDASGGYWRVYDFIENTSCFSQSESAEDFYQSALSFGHFQRLLADYPAHTLHETIPHFHDTPVRFATFEKAVAADSAGRADSVREEIAFVTARREYVHTLVDKQASGILPLRVTHNDTKLNNILIDNETGKGICVIDLDTVMPGLSVNDFGDSIRFGASTGAEDEPDLTKVSCSLELFEAYTKGFLEGCGGALTPAELDSLIDGAIMMTLECGIRFLTDHLEGDHYFKIHRENHNLDRARTQFKLVSDMEAKRSDMEAIVKKLAAELC from the coding sequence ATGAATCAGAAAACCGTACCGCAGGAAGTGCTGAATACCTTTTTTCCCGGCACCAGTCTGGCAGATGTCCGTTCCTATGGAGACGGGCACATTAACGATACTTTTCTTGTAGAAGCTTCCGGCTCCTCCGGGAGCGGCAAATTCATCCTGCAGCGCATAAACAGCGAGATTTTCCAGCATCCCGAAGAGCTGATGGAGAACATCCAGGGCGTCACCGGCTGGTTGCGTAAAAAAATTACAGAGGAGGGCGGCGACCCGGCGCGGGAGACTCTGAATCTGCGTCTTACCGCAGACGGAAAGCCGATTTTTAAGGACGCTTCCGGCGGTTACTGGCGCGTATACGATTTTATAGAAAATACCTCCTGCTTCAGCCAGTCTGAATCGGCGGAGGATTTCTACCAGAGCGCGCTCTCCTTCGGACATTTCCAGCGCCTGCTGGCAGATTATCCCGCCCATACGCTCCACGAAACGATTCCGCATTTTCACGATACGCCGGTGCGGTTCGCCACCTTTGAGAAGGCTGTCGCGGCGGACAGTGCCGGACGGGCAGACAGCGTCCGGGAGGAAATCGCCTTTGTGACAGCGCGCAGAGAATATGTCCACACCCTGGTGGATAAGCAGGCATCCGGCATACTGCCTCTTCGCGTTACGCACAACGACACCAAACTGAATAATATCTTAATTGATAATGAAACCGGAAAGGGTATCTGCGTTATCGACCTGGATACCGTAATGCCGGGACTTTCTGTCAATGATTTCGGGGATTCCATCCGCTTCGGCGCCAGCACGGGCGCCGAGGATGAGCCGGACCTCACAAAGGTATCCTGCAGTCTGGAGCTTTTTGAAGCGTACACAAAGGGCTTCCTTGAAGGCTGCGGCGGCGCGCTCACGCCCGCCGAGCTGGACAGTCTGATTGACGGCGCCATCATGATGACGCTCGAATGCGGTATCCGCTTCCTCACAGACCATCTGGAGGGCGACCATTACTTCAAAATCCACCGGGAAAATCACAATCTGGACCGCGCGCGCACGCAGTTTAAGCTGGTAAGCGATATGGAAGCGAAGCGAAGCGATATGGAAGCGATTGTAAAAAAGCTTGCCGCAGAACTGTGCTGA